A genomic region of Alligator mississippiensis isolate rAllMis1 chromosome 6, rAllMis1, whole genome shotgun sequence contains the following coding sequences:
- the RBBP4 gene encoding histone-binding protein RBBP4 isoform X3 has translation MADKEAAFDDAVEERVINEEYKIWKKNTPFLYDLVMTHALEWPSLTAQWLPDVTRPEGKDFSIHRLVLGTHTSDEQNHLVIASVQLPNDDAQFDASHYDSEKGEFGGFGSVSGKIEIEIKINHEGEVNRARYMPQNPCIIATKTPSSDVLVFDYTKHPSKPDPSGECNPDLRLRGHQKEGYGLSWNPNLSGHLLSASDDHIPLFSKTICLWDISAVPKEGKVVDAKTIFTGHTAVVEDVSWHLLHESLFGSVADDQKLMIWDTRSNNTSKPSHSVDAHTAEVNCLSFNPYSEFILATGSADKTVALWDLRNLKLKLHSFESHKDEIFQVQWSPHNETILASSGTDRRLNVWDLSKIGEEQSPEDAEDGPPELLFIHGGHTAKISDFSWNPNEPWVICSVSEDNIMQVWQMLSNRLAV, from the exons ATGGCGGACAAGGAAG CAGCCTTCGACGATGCGGTGGAGGAGCGGGTGATCAACGAGGAGTACAAGATCTGGAAGAAGAACACGCCCTTCCTCTACGACCTGGTGATGACCCACGCGCTCGAGTGGCCCAGCTTGACTGCCCAGTGGCTTCCTGATGTAACCAG ACCCGAAGGCAAAGATTTCAGTATTCACCGGCTAGTCCTGGGGACACATACTTCAGACGAGCAAAATCATCTTGTGATAGCCAGCGTGCAGCTGCCCAATGACGATGCACAGTTTGATGCTTCACATTATGATAGCGAGAAAGGAG AGTTTGGAGGCTTTGGCTCTGTTAGTGGGAAGATTGAGATTGAAATCAAGATCAACCATGAAGGAGAAGTGAACAGAGCACGTTACATGCCCCAAAATCCATGTATCATTGCTACAAAGACTCCATCCAGCGATGTCCTGGTCTTTGACTACACCAAGCACCCTTCTAAACCAG ACCCTTCTGGTGAGTGTAACCCTGACTTGCGTCTTCGTGGACACCAGAAGGAAGGCTATGGGCTGTCATGGAACCCAAATCTCAGTGGACATTTGCTTAGTGCTTCTGATGATCAT ATACCCCTTTTCTCTAAGACCATCTGCTTGTGGGATATTAGTGCTGTTCCAAAGGAAGGCAAAGTGGTGGATGCAAAGACCATCTTTACTGGACATACAGCAGTAGTGGAAGATGTATCTTGGCACCTGCTCCATGAATCTCTCTTTGGATCTGTTGCTGATGATCAGAAGCTCATGAT ctgggACACCCGGTCAAACAATACCTCCAAGCCCAGTCATTCAGTAGATGCTCACACGGCTGAAGTGAACTGCCTGTCTTTCAATCCCTATAGCGAGTTTATTTTGGCCACAGGATCAGCTGATAAG ACTGTTGCTTTATGGGATCTGAGAAACCTGAAACTGAAGCTCCACTCGTTTGAATCGCACAAAGATGAAATATTTCAG GTGCAGTGGTCTCCCCACAATGAAACCATTTTGGCTTCCAGTGGTACTGACCGTAGGCTAAACGTCTGGGACTTAAG TAAAATTGGAGAAGAGCAGTCTCCTGAGGATGCAGAGGATGGCCCACCAGAGCTCTTG TTTATTCATGGTGGTCACACTGCAAAAATATCTGATTTCTCCTGGAATCCCAATGAACCCTGGGTAATTTGTTCTGTATCAGAAGACAATATCATGCAAGTCTGGCAAATG CTCTCAAACAGACTTGCTGTATAG
- the RBBP4 gene encoding histone-binding protein RBBP4 isoform X1 yields the protein MADKEAAFDDAVEERVINEEYKIWKKNTPFLYDLVMTHALEWPSLTAQWLPDVTRPEGKDFSIHRLVLGTHTSDEQNHLVIASVQLPNDDAQFDASHYDSEKGEFGGFGSVSGKIEIEIKINHEGEVNRARYMPQNPCIIATKTPSSDVLVFDYTKHPSKPDPSGECNPDLRLRGHQKEGYGLSWNPNLSGHLLSASDDHIPLFSKTICLWDISAVPKEGKVVDAKTIFTGHTAVVEDVSWHLLHESLFGSVADDQKLMIWDTRSNNTSKPSHSVDAHTAEVNCLSFNPYSEFILATGSADKTVALWDLRNLKLKLHSFESHKDEIFQVQWSPHNETILASSGTDRRLNVWDLSKIGEEQSPEDAEDGPPELLFIHGGHTAKISDFSWNPNEPWVICSVSEDNIMQVWQMAENIYNDEDPEGSVDPEGQGS from the exons ATGGCGGACAAGGAAG CAGCCTTCGACGATGCGGTGGAGGAGCGGGTGATCAACGAGGAGTACAAGATCTGGAAGAAGAACACGCCCTTCCTCTACGACCTGGTGATGACCCACGCGCTCGAGTGGCCCAGCTTGACTGCCCAGTGGCTTCCTGATGTAACCAG ACCCGAAGGCAAAGATTTCAGTATTCACCGGCTAGTCCTGGGGACACATACTTCAGACGAGCAAAATCATCTTGTGATAGCCAGCGTGCAGCTGCCCAATGACGATGCACAGTTTGATGCTTCACATTATGATAGCGAGAAAGGAG AGTTTGGAGGCTTTGGCTCTGTTAGTGGGAAGATTGAGATTGAAATCAAGATCAACCATGAAGGAGAAGTGAACAGAGCACGTTACATGCCCCAAAATCCATGTATCATTGCTACAAAGACTCCATCCAGCGATGTCCTGGTCTTTGACTACACCAAGCACCCTTCTAAACCAG ACCCTTCTGGTGAGTGTAACCCTGACTTGCGTCTTCGTGGACACCAGAAGGAAGGCTATGGGCTGTCATGGAACCCAAATCTCAGTGGACATTTGCTTAGTGCTTCTGATGATCAT ATACCCCTTTTCTCTAAGACCATCTGCTTGTGGGATATTAGTGCTGTTCCAAAGGAAGGCAAAGTGGTGGATGCAAAGACCATCTTTACTGGACATACAGCAGTAGTGGAAGATGTATCTTGGCACCTGCTCCATGAATCTCTCTTTGGATCTGTTGCTGATGATCAGAAGCTCATGAT ctgggACACCCGGTCAAACAATACCTCCAAGCCCAGTCATTCAGTAGATGCTCACACGGCTGAAGTGAACTGCCTGTCTTTCAATCCCTATAGCGAGTTTATTTTGGCCACAGGATCAGCTGATAAG ACTGTTGCTTTATGGGATCTGAGAAACCTGAAACTGAAGCTCCACTCGTTTGAATCGCACAAAGATGAAATATTTCAG GTGCAGTGGTCTCCCCACAATGAAACCATTTTGGCTTCCAGTGGTACTGACCGTAGGCTAAACGTCTGGGACTTAAG TAAAATTGGAGAAGAGCAGTCTCCTGAGGATGCAGAGGATGGCCCACCAGAGCTCTTG TTTATTCATGGTGGTCACACTGCAAAAATATCTGATTTCTCCTGGAATCCCAATGAACCCTGGGTAATTTGTTCTGTATCAGAAGACAATATCATGCAAGTCTGGCAAATG GCTGAGAACATATATAATGATGAAGACCCTGAAGGAAGTGTGGATCCAGAAGGTCAAGGGTCCTAG
- the SYNC gene encoding syncoilin isoform X4, translating to MADSEPPLESPSDDASAVLDPEEDVTETPLYLEVEADPLELPVDVASSLLEPDAAESQSLTIEEVGERFQECIDAVEQLEKERDNLIQELTLLREPVLQEIRQAHEEILTAYKLLAKVELERDNLRDEIRQIKQKLFKVTRECVACQYQLENRRHDMAQYAAYRDELESRVSQLSEELSQLKETCEKQKEQFRQQLEAPQSRRDSHYLQESRRLSMEFENFVAGSRRGLEEHYEPQLARLVERREASAKALQKMQGEIQGLKEVLRPLQGEASKMRLQNRKLEEQILLIKQKRDEEVLQYREQVEELEERLRELKNGVQLQQHKNQELEELRTSLHQELSVYKGCLEIYGQFCKSEEKADQDF from the exons ATGGCTGACTCAGAGCCCCCTTTGGAGTCACCATCGGATGATGCAAGTGCAGTCCTGGACCCAGAGGAAGATGTTACAGAAACCCCTTTATATTTGGAAGTGGAAGCTGACCCCTTGGAGTTGCCTGTGGATGTTGCAAGCAGCCTCTTGGAGCCAGATGCTGCTGAGTCCCAGAGCTTGACCATTGAGGAGGTGGGGGAGCGTTTCCAGGAGTGCATTGATGCAGTGgagcagctggagaaggagagggaTAATCTTATCCAGGAGCTCACACTGCTCCGGGAGCCTGTCCTGCAAGAAATCAGACAAGCCCACGAGGAGATATTGACGGCTTACAAACTACTTGCCAAAGTGGAGCTGGAGCGGGACAACCTCAGGGACGAGATCCGACAGATCAAGCAGAAGCTGTTCAAAGTGACCAGGGAGTGCGTGGCTTGCCAGTACCAGCTGGAAAACAGACGGCACGACATGGCCCAGTATGCTGCCTACAGGGATGAACTGGAATCCAGGGTCAGCCAGCTCTCggaggagctgtcccagctgaaagagacttgtgaaaagcagaaggaacagttcaggcagcagctggaggcacccCAGAGCCGCAGGGACAGCCACTATCTGCAGGAGAGCCGGAGGCTTTCCATGGAGTTTGAAAATTTTGTGGCGGGGAGCCGCAGGGGCCTGGAGGAACACTACGAGCCGCAGCTTGCGCGCCTGGTGGAAAGGAGGGAGGCCAGTGCCAAGGCTCTGCAAAAAATGCAGGGAGAAATTCAGGGGCTGAAGGAGGTGCTGCGACCGCTGCAGGGAGAGGCCAGCAAGATGCGCCTGCAGAATAGGAAGCTGGAGGAACAGATTCTGCTCATCAAGCAGAAACGGGATGAAGAAGTTCTCCAGTACAGG GAACAGGTAGAAGAGCtggaagagaggctgagggaactgaagaACGGGGTCCAACTTCAGCAACACAAAAACCAGGAATTGGAAGAGCTGAGGACAAGCCTGCACCAGGAGCTCTCCGTTTACAA GGGCTGCTTAGAAATCTATGGACAGTTTTGCAAGTCAGAAGAAAAAGCAGACCAAGACTTCTAG
- the SYNC gene encoding syncoilin isoform X1 yields MLDIAVASRASGMDSNLIVLGTVPRQYKERVAAPKCLQSKDLMADSEPPLESPSDDASAVLDPEEDVTETPLYLEVEADPLELPVDVASSLLEPDAAESQSLTIEEVGERFQECIDAVEQLEKERDNLIQELTLLREPVLQEIRQAHEEILTAYKLLAKVELERDNLRDEIRQIKQKLFKVTRECVACQYQLENRRHDMAQYAAYRDELESRVSQLSEELSQLKETCEKQKEQFRQQLEAPQSRRDSHYLQESRRLSMEFENFVAGSRRGLEEHYEPQLARLVERREASAKALQKMQGEIQGLKEVLRPLQGEASKMRLQNRKLEEQILLIKQKRDEEVLQYREQVEELEERLRELKNGVQLQQHKNQELEELRTSLHQELSVYKGCLEIYGQFCKSEEKADQDF; encoded by the exons GGACCTGATGGCTGACTCAGAGCCCCCTTTGGAGTCACCATCGGATGATGCAAGTGCAGTCCTGGACCCAGAGGAAGATGTTACAGAAACCCCTTTATATTTGGAAGTGGAAGCTGACCCCTTGGAGTTGCCTGTGGATGTTGCAAGCAGCCTCTTGGAGCCAGATGCTGCTGAGTCCCAGAGCTTGACCATTGAGGAGGTGGGGGAGCGTTTCCAGGAGTGCATTGATGCAGTGgagcagctggagaaggagagggaTAATCTTATCCAGGAGCTCACACTGCTCCGGGAGCCTGTCCTGCAAGAAATCAGACAAGCCCACGAGGAGATATTGACGGCTTACAAACTACTTGCCAAAGTGGAGCTGGAGCGGGACAACCTCAGGGACGAGATCCGACAGATCAAGCAGAAGCTGTTCAAAGTGACCAGGGAGTGCGTGGCTTGCCAGTACCAGCTGGAAAACAGACGGCACGACATGGCCCAGTATGCTGCCTACAGGGATGAACTGGAATCCAGGGTCAGCCAGCTCTCggaggagctgtcccagctgaaagagacttgtgaaaagcagaaggaacagttcaggcagcagctggaggcacccCAGAGCCGCAGGGACAGCCACTATCTGCAGGAGAGCCGGAGGCTTTCCATGGAGTTTGAAAATTTTGTGGCGGGGAGCCGCAGGGGCCTGGAGGAACACTACGAGCCGCAGCTTGCGCGCCTGGTGGAAAGGAGGGAGGCCAGTGCCAAGGCTCTGCAAAAAATGCAGGGAGAAATTCAGGGGCTGAAGGAGGTGCTGCGACCGCTGCAGGGAGAGGCCAGCAAGATGCGCCTGCAGAATAGGAAGCTGGAGGAACAGATTCTGCTCATCAAGCAGAAACGGGATGAAGAAGTTCTCCAGTACAGG GAACAGGTAGAAGAGCtggaagagaggctgagggaactgaagaACGGGGTCCAACTTCAGCAACACAAAAACCAGGAATTGGAAGAGCTGAGGACAAGCCTGCACCAGGAGCTCTCCGTTTACAA GGGCTGCTTAGAAATCTATGGACAGTTTTGCAAGTCAGAAGAAAAAGCAGACCAAGACTTCTAG
- the ZBTB8OS gene encoding protein archease yields the protein MADNFRDYNLNQEQKAIKAKYPPLNKKYEYLDHTADVQLHAWGDTLEEAFEQCAMAMFGYITDTETVEPLDTVEVQTEGHDMLSLLYNFLNEWLYTFSADQFFIPREVKVLSIDRMSFKIRSIGWGEEFSLPKHPQGTEVKAITYSAMQIHEDQKPEVFVIIDI from the exons ATGGCTGATAATTTCCGGGATTACAACCTGAACCAGGAGCAGAAGGCTATCAAAGCCAAGTACCCTCCACTCAATAAGAAGTATGAGT ATCTGGATCACACGGCTGATGTTCA GTTACATGCCTGGGGAGATACTTTGGAAGAAGCTTTTGAGCAGTGTGCTATGGCCATGTTTGGCTACATAACAGATACAGAGACTGTGGAGCCCTTGGATACTGTAGAAGTGCAGACAGAAG GACATGACATGCTGTCTCTTCTTTATAACTTCTTGAATGAGTGGCTGTATACATTCAGCGCTGACCAGTTCTTCATACCCAGG GAGGTGAAAGTGCTCTCCATTGACCGAATGAGTTTCAAAATAAGATCCATTGG GTGGGGGGAAGAGTTCTCTCTACCCAAACATCCTCAG GGTACTGAAGTCAAGGCAATAACTTACTCTGCAATGCAGATCCATGAAGACCAAAAGCCAGAAGTTTTTGTCATCATTGATatctaa
- the SYNC gene encoding syncoilin isoform X2 translates to MSSPEQEELVSWRERDLMADSEPPLESPSDDASAVLDPEEDVTETPLYLEVEADPLELPVDVASSLLEPDAAESQSLTIEEVGERFQECIDAVEQLEKERDNLIQELTLLREPVLQEIRQAHEEILTAYKLLAKVELERDNLRDEIRQIKQKLFKVTRECVACQYQLENRRHDMAQYAAYRDELESRVSQLSEELSQLKETCEKQKEQFRQQLEAPQSRRDSHYLQESRRLSMEFENFVAGSRRGLEEHYEPQLARLVERREASAKALQKMQGEIQGLKEVLRPLQGEASKMRLQNRKLEEQILLIKQKRDEEVLQYREQVEELEERLRELKNGVQLQQHKNQELEELRTSLHQELSVYKGCLEIYGQFCKSEEKADQDF, encoded by the exons ATGTCCAGTCCAGAGCAGGAGGAACTGGTCTCCTGGAGAGAAAG GGACCTGATGGCTGACTCAGAGCCCCCTTTGGAGTCACCATCGGATGATGCAAGTGCAGTCCTGGACCCAGAGGAAGATGTTACAGAAACCCCTTTATATTTGGAAGTGGAAGCTGACCCCTTGGAGTTGCCTGTGGATGTTGCAAGCAGCCTCTTGGAGCCAGATGCTGCTGAGTCCCAGAGCTTGACCATTGAGGAGGTGGGGGAGCGTTTCCAGGAGTGCATTGATGCAGTGgagcagctggagaaggagagggaTAATCTTATCCAGGAGCTCACACTGCTCCGGGAGCCTGTCCTGCAAGAAATCAGACAAGCCCACGAGGAGATATTGACGGCTTACAAACTACTTGCCAAAGTGGAGCTGGAGCGGGACAACCTCAGGGACGAGATCCGACAGATCAAGCAGAAGCTGTTCAAAGTGACCAGGGAGTGCGTGGCTTGCCAGTACCAGCTGGAAAACAGACGGCACGACATGGCCCAGTATGCTGCCTACAGGGATGAACTGGAATCCAGGGTCAGCCAGCTCTCggaggagctgtcccagctgaaagagacttgtgaaaagcagaaggaacagttcaggcagcagctggaggcacccCAGAGCCGCAGGGACAGCCACTATCTGCAGGAGAGCCGGAGGCTTTCCATGGAGTTTGAAAATTTTGTGGCGGGGAGCCGCAGGGGCCTGGAGGAACACTACGAGCCGCAGCTTGCGCGCCTGGTGGAAAGGAGGGAGGCCAGTGCCAAGGCTCTGCAAAAAATGCAGGGAGAAATTCAGGGGCTGAAGGAGGTGCTGCGACCGCTGCAGGGAGAGGCCAGCAAGATGCGCCTGCAGAATAGGAAGCTGGAGGAACAGATTCTGCTCATCAAGCAGAAACGGGATGAAGAAGTTCTCCAGTACAGG GAACAGGTAGAAGAGCtggaagagaggctgagggaactgaagaACGGGGTCCAACTTCAGCAACACAAAAACCAGGAATTGGAAGAGCTGAGGACAAGCCTGCACCAGGAGCTCTCCGTTTACAA GGGCTGCTTAGAAATCTATGGACAGTTTTGCAAGTCAGAAGAAAAAGCAGACCAAGACTTCTAG
- the SYNC gene encoding syncoilin isoform X3 — MVHGSIFTRDLMADSEPPLESPSDDASAVLDPEEDVTETPLYLEVEADPLELPVDVASSLLEPDAAESQSLTIEEVGERFQECIDAVEQLEKERDNLIQELTLLREPVLQEIRQAHEEILTAYKLLAKVELERDNLRDEIRQIKQKLFKVTRECVACQYQLENRRHDMAQYAAYRDELESRVSQLSEELSQLKETCEKQKEQFRQQLEAPQSRRDSHYLQESRRLSMEFENFVAGSRRGLEEHYEPQLARLVERREASAKALQKMQGEIQGLKEVLRPLQGEASKMRLQNRKLEEQILLIKQKRDEEVLQYREQVEELEERLRELKNGVQLQQHKNQELEELRTSLHQELSVYKGCLEIYGQFCKSEEKADQDF, encoded by the exons ATGGTACATGGCTCAATATTTACGAG GGACCTGATGGCTGACTCAGAGCCCCCTTTGGAGTCACCATCGGATGATGCAAGTGCAGTCCTGGACCCAGAGGAAGATGTTACAGAAACCCCTTTATATTTGGAAGTGGAAGCTGACCCCTTGGAGTTGCCTGTGGATGTTGCAAGCAGCCTCTTGGAGCCAGATGCTGCTGAGTCCCAGAGCTTGACCATTGAGGAGGTGGGGGAGCGTTTCCAGGAGTGCATTGATGCAGTGgagcagctggagaaggagagggaTAATCTTATCCAGGAGCTCACACTGCTCCGGGAGCCTGTCCTGCAAGAAATCAGACAAGCCCACGAGGAGATATTGACGGCTTACAAACTACTTGCCAAAGTGGAGCTGGAGCGGGACAACCTCAGGGACGAGATCCGACAGATCAAGCAGAAGCTGTTCAAAGTGACCAGGGAGTGCGTGGCTTGCCAGTACCAGCTGGAAAACAGACGGCACGACATGGCCCAGTATGCTGCCTACAGGGATGAACTGGAATCCAGGGTCAGCCAGCTCTCggaggagctgtcccagctgaaagagacttgtgaaaagcagaaggaacagttcaggcagcagctggaggcacccCAGAGCCGCAGGGACAGCCACTATCTGCAGGAGAGCCGGAGGCTTTCCATGGAGTTTGAAAATTTTGTGGCGGGGAGCCGCAGGGGCCTGGAGGAACACTACGAGCCGCAGCTTGCGCGCCTGGTGGAAAGGAGGGAGGCCAGTGCCAAGGCTCTGCAAAAAATGCAGGGAGAAATTCAGGGGCTGAAGGAGGTGCTGCGACCGCTGCAGGGAGAGGCCAGCAAGATGCGCCTGCAGAATAGGAAGCTGGAGGAACAGATTCTGCTCATCAAGCAGAAACGGGATGAAGAAGTTCTCCAGTACAGG GAACAGGTAGAAGAGCtggaagagaggctgagggaactgaagaACGGGGTCCAACTTCAGCAACACAAAAACCAGGAATTGGAAGAGCTGAGGACAAGCCTGCACCAGGAGCTCTCCGTTTACAA GGGCTGCTTAGAAATCTATGGACAGTTTTGCAAGTCAGAAGAAAAAGCAGACCAAGACTTCTAG
- the RBBP4 gene encoding histone-binding protein RBBP4 isoform X2, whose product MADKEAAFDDAVEERVINEEYKIWKKNTPFLYDLVMTHALEWPSLTAQWLPDVTRPEGKDFSIHRLVLGTHTSDEQNHLVIASVQLPNDDAQFDASHYDSEKGEFGGFGSVSGKIEIEIKINHEGEVNRARYMPQNPCIIATKTPSSDVLVFDYTKHPSKPDPSGECNPDLRLRGHQKEGYGLSWNPNLSGHLLSASDDHTICLWDISAVPKEGKVVDAKTIFTGHTAVVEDVSWHLLHESLFGSVADDQKLMIWDTRSNNTSKPSHSVDAHTAEVNCLSFNPYSEFILATGSADKTVALWDLRNLKLKLHSFESHKDEIFQVQWSPHNETILASSGTDRRLNVWDLSKIGEEQSPEDAEDGPPELLFIHGGHTAKISDFSWNPNEPWVICSVSEDNIMQVWQMAENIYNDEDPEGSVDPEGQGS is encoded by the exons ATGGCGGACAAGGAAG CAGCCTTCGACGATGCGGTGGAGGAGCGGGTGATCAACGAGGAGTACAAGATCTGGAAGAAGAACACGCCCTTCCTCTACGACCTGGTGATGACCCACGCGCTCGAGTGGCCCAGCTTGACTGCCCAGTGGCTTCCTGATGTAACCAG ACCCGAAGGCAAAGATTTCAGTATTCACCGGCTAGTCCTGGGGACACATACTTCAGACGAGCAAAATCATCTTGTGATAGCCAGCGTGCAGCTGCCCAATGACGATGCACAGTTTGATGCTTCACATTATGATAGCGAGAAAGGAG AGTTTGGAGGCTTTGGCTCTGTTAGTGGGAAGATTGAGATTGAAATCAAGATCAACCATGAAGGAGAAGTGAACAGAGCACGTTACATGCCCCAAAATCCATGTATCATTGCTACAAAGACTCCATCCAGCGATGTCCTGGTCTTTGACTACACCAAGCACCCTTCTAAACCAG ACCCTTCTGGTGAGTGTAACCCTGACTTGCGTCTTCGTGGACACCAGAAGGAAGGCTATGGGCTGTCATGGAACCCAAATCTCAGTGGACATTTGCTTAGTGCTTCTGATGATCAT ACCATCTGCTTGTGGGATATTAGTGCTGTTCCAAAGGAAGGCAAAGTGGTGGATGCAAAGACCATCTTTACTGGACATACAGCAGTAGTGGAAGATGTATCTTGGCACCTGCTCCATGAATCTCTCTTTGGATCTGTTGCTGATGATCAGAAGCTCATGAT ctgggACACCCGGTCAAACAATACCTCCAAGCCCAGTCATTCAGTAGATGCTCACACGGCTGAAGTGAACTGCCTGTCTTTCAATCCCTATAGCGAGTTTATTTTGGCCACAGGATCAGCTGATAAG ACTGTTGCTTTATGGGATCTGAGAAACCTGAAACTGAAGCTCCACTCGTTTGAATCGCACAAAGATGAAATATTTCAG GTGCAGTGGTCTCCCCACAATGAAACCATTTTGGCTTCCAGTGGTACTGACCGTAGGCTAAACGTCTGGGACTTAAG TAAAATTGGAGAAGAGCAGTCTCCTGAGGATGCAGAGGATGGCCCACCAGAGCTCTTG TTTATTCATGGTGGTCACACTGCAAAAATATCTGATTTCTCCTGGAATCCCAATGAACCCTGGGTAATTTGTTCTGTATCAGAAGACAATATCATGCAAGTCTGGCAAATG GCTGAGAACATATATAATGATGAAGACCCTGAAGGAAGTGTGGATCCAGAAGGTCAAGGGTCCTAG